One Parasteatoda tepidariorum isolate YZ-2023 chromosome 1, CAS_Ptep_4.0, whole genome shotgun sequence genomic window, GAAGCCtaattttatcgaaacaatTCATGACATTGGTCATACAACAATTACTACCCAATAATTAGggaattataacaaaattcttAAGCTTTAAAATAGGTTGATTTCGAGAAAAacacatacatttaaaataaaaatctaattagtacaataatttataaataaataagaatatatatttcagcTCACCATTGTTTTCGTTTCAAATACAGATTGACGATTACTTGCGAAAAGTCAGTGTGCaatgttaaaattacagttaGCACTATTATCCTagtatttttaatggaataatgGCAACTACCACAAAcattaactttaactttaaaaacaaaatttaaacgtcAACAAGGTTTCAGAAAATATCAACGGAAAACATCAAATGTGCGATACGGCGATATGACGTAAAGAatgtaaagatttattaaaattttactgttatatTAATAAGGACTTCACTTAAATaatgagtcccgcagtggactgatcgttaagacacggttcccaacagatcaccgaagtcaagcatcactgtctgcggtcagtgtgcgggtgggtgaccatttggatcagtctgcgtagggaccgagggtgtgcggtattggtgcTCGcgaaactgtgctaccgtaaagtgctcgacttcgcgcgcaggtcgtcggactaccgaagcgagggtgtcatcccctccgcagaggatcaaaattgtgatggcatgtcttcggatcatcctccgggatgtttcccagaccgtcgccaatagcccattgtgcaactctagtgcgacgtaaattaacaagaacaaaaacttaaataatgatACACATCCTAACATTCAAGTACCTTTGCACTAGATGTGCATCTGCGTAATCTAAGTGCTATGTACAATGTTATGCAGGTAagtaagtactttatttatgtctcctgagagctgcacaatgggcgaTTGGCGACTGTCTGAGCTTTCCCGCAGTATGATACAAacacatgccatcacaattttgtgTCATttacttcctcaatttagacataggtCTGAagaggaaggaaattttctcctgaACCCTGTACCTATGATACTGCTCAGCGACCAACTACAGGAATTTTTATTCCTcagattttacgagcacgtATTTCGCATGTATAAATATCTTTTGTATCATGTATACGGCTGTGTGGAAAAGGGCGTATTCaccataaaaaatgttttttttttaaatattttttattaatttttttaatttatgagcacaaggctcgaatacgccatctggagAGTAAACCGGTTCCAGTCCGTATtcaattctcaaaaatattttttttaattccacgacgctttcttttagaactagtACATTTAATGTAGTTAACAGTTCCATATAGTTgcctaacttaaaagtttttaatctgcTTGAagatcaagacagaaactaacgtacttacGAGCTCTATGACTCTCTCACGCTACTGATGaaatgttgccataggtagagagttctgcccTACGCTACCTGTAGACCATTTCAATCACCAATCGAGAACCAGTtgaattcattttcatatttataaaaggatatttattactgtccttactgtgagagcaacgttggcccatcTAGTATGATGCTCCTGTTGTTGTACTTcattttacgtcgcactagagctgcacaatgggctattggcaatgGTCTGagaaacacccctgaggatgatccgaagacataattttgatcctctgcagagggaatggcacccccgcttcggtagcccgacgacctgcaagcgaagtcgagcactttacggtagaacagtttaacgaggaccaataccacacaccctcggtccctacgcaggctgatcctagtggtcacccacccgcaaaTTGAcaacagccagtgatgcttgacttcggtgatctgctgggaaccgtgtcttaacgatcagtccactgcggaacatAATGCTCCTGAAAAAATGGCCAAGAAATCTACTCTTCAGATGCCTGATCACTTCCCAGAAAGGTCATTcaccaggtgggcattggaaaataacaaattaaaataaaattaatgaatacatATCTCTTCATCACCgttttttgtttaacattataattttaaattttttatggtaaagcTAAGATAGAACGCACTTGCACCTAAATCTATGTACGCTGTGGGCGAGTTGCTATCAACGATGTCacccttcatctatgaaaaggtaccccaacatggAATCGCGTTAACACGCCTTTTATACAAGTGAATAGGAATTacatttgtagtggtagacacactgcTGTACTCTCCCACctgaattttatctgtgatagaattcgatgaacgatgTACCACTacttgattcattgctgtttttgtgagaatccGGGAGAACTGCATTAAGATCACTGTACTTTTGGGTGCTGATCCTGAGAGCTGTATTGAGTTCACGGTCGTGATCGCTCTTGTGTTATTAGCAGTCAAGTGTATACAGACCAatgttgtgtgtgatcgagactgagtagcaacagcgcgaAGAGGTGGATAGTGTTGCAGTCACAAGTCAACTGTTTAATGAGACCATTTTTTCATTGTGAagagaaattaagagaattcaTAATACCATATACTTCTTAACTCTCCAAGTGCTGAGTGTTGTACTAAAATTTCTATGGTATGCATtactttttcattgaataacaTAAGaagatttggatttttaatcCAGGCAAATCACCagcaaaaagattaaaaaacagCTGGAACTAACGCCCAAAGAATCAactgtttgaaaacaaaatttttttggagtATAAAAGTTTGCTTTTGCTTCTTCCCCATACATGTTTTTACACTGTTTACTTTTcctttcacattaaaatctcaaACAAACCAGAGACTTGAATACAAAAGGAAAAGTGCAGAACAGCCAGATATTTCATTgttctgaattataaaaaataatgaggaTTGCACTCGTggattttttgcattaaatcgagataaatttaccaaacttttaaatttgtacagAAATAATTGATAACAAAATTAAGTTCAAGATTTTTGGCACGTTCATCTTCACAGAGTTTTCATCTTTTTTGAAGAtagaatttttaagcattttatttttaaagtataattttttataagataaactATGCTAGTATAGCAAATTTTCAGCTATCAATTTAAACTTCCTCTTGATCGATTACCTTTGTTTCATATTACAAACATTTGCCTTTATTGGATTTAGTAAGCAAACTGAagatcaaaacaaattaaacaatattttaaaaaatgtatcatgaaaaatttatttacaaatttgtaatacaatggaataaacaaatttaatacatattctataaaaaaagtaacaatgtATAATGTTCATAGGCATGAAtgtttagaatttataattaacaagttctttaatgatttaaaaaattaattagcgaTGTTAAATCACAAAAAGAGTATATAACTTATTATCACAGATATATCAGAAAACAATGTCAAAGAGAgctttcatgaatttttttcaggcACTCAATTAAAGCATAATGAGGAggataaattgacatttctGGAACAATGTCAATCCATGCAGCATCAACTGCATCATCACGAGCatctaatataatattttctgtattaCTTCCTGAATCATCATGAAAATTTATAGCCGTAGTTTCAATCCATGCATTATCTGTGTTTCTGGGATCATCAACATAACCTTTGTAAacctaaaatttgcataaatttacatttagtatcatatttcaataaaaactgattcaacaaacatttataataaatatctcattataaataaatatctccTAGTTTTATGGCTTATTTCATTGAATAAGAAGAGCATgcaatatttccttttctttatcaATAGTTTTAATACAACTCCTTTGCACTTTCTGCATCATTTCGATTCTGTTCCtccaattttccaaaaataatccAATGTTTCTCATTTGAAAGAAGCTAGCATTTAACTTTatgctaaatataaaaaattaaaaatattgaaggcaaaattaaatacaaatatgatCCTGAAACATATAACTacaaaaactttgattttaaaatgcagcAATAATGAGTTTATTACAGAATAGTTTTAACatgctttatatattataatgattCTGTTTTTGCAGATTTGATTTCAGAAAGCAGCCAATTTTAATAGTAGTAGTCATTTTGTTTCCAAATGAAATTTTGAGGAGGCAGTCaatttgttaattaagaaatataattggGAACTAATAGAAATGACTATAGTTAATTTAATAGCCTCAGTTTAGCAAGGTAAAAATAACTCTctaattatgagaaaattacCTTAGATTTCAAATCTTTCCTTCTTATCAGATAAGCAATGTGTGTTTGCAGGCTACTCAAGTATATCATAAAATCTTTGCAATCACTATTATCTTAAGTGattgtaataaacaaaaattcccAGTTTCAAGGcttatagcaaaattttattatgttatatgaatacagcaaaaattttatgaaagtaaaaaattctcaataaaagttaattgaaagtattggtaaatttttgaaaaaaaaaataacttttacaagACTAAATTATAATCAGTAATTACTTTggacattaaaattaaaataaaactaattactgtTTTGTACTAAGTccagtaatattaaaaacaatttccgttataaaaataatacctgCTTTCCACACTTGAAAAAACTTCTTAAGGCCTCTTGCACCTCATTAGATAACTTTTTCATATCTATAGCTTCTTCAAATAGTTCTCGTAAAACTGCAGATGATGAAGCTTCTTTAGGGTCAACAAATCCCTGTAAATAGATCATTTGAGTTTATATGATATACTTTATTATATGATACATTgatttacttagaaaattttcacattaataATAACTAGAAATATCTGTGATAATTcccaaaaaatgttttcttttctttctttttttccaaatgttaagataaaaatgataaattaacaaaatgtatcAGCGAGAATCTGACAGATCAGAAAAAATTCATCATAATGGtgctataataaatttattgatttactttAAGCATATAAGTTATATTTCTTAGAACTCTCAATACAATTCTGAACTCTCTAGAATTTAGATTTTGACAATATAACAAAGCATGCTTTTtctttagacattttttttcttttttgtttgaaaaatataaatttttaaaaatgtgttatttaaagttgtaaaaaggaaaaacattaaaatacaagATAACCCCTCCCatccaaatatataaataaactgacCATCTCAAAATATCTAATATCAACATACATTCTATATAATCTAACAAGTAGATCATCTAATATAATGAATTGAACAATGAGTATGAACACAtacaatttgaattaattagcttaacaaataaatgtatttttcaaaattattttcagcataattactatataacttttttaaattctattttcccagcatttctatcttttaacaatttatttttagcaaccAGTGCAATTACAGTGGAATAGCAATCATAGTGGAAATTCTTTCTTAACTTGTATGgggttttgaattttatacgctatattcataaaatagttCAATATGAAACATTCTcacacataataaaataaaagtacattcACAAAGATAATTTGCCACAACCTTATGGTTAGGGAATCCTGGTTTAGATCATAGATTCAGATTCATAAAGTTCATTagcataaaaagttttactttaaaaagctaagatttataaaatgcataatttttttgtagtaatgAACCTGagaaaaacttttgttaaaaataacaagcaaGTTTAAGAGCaaacaaaataagttgaaaatgaattttaagccTGAAAATTAGGAAAggcatataattaaataaatgccaGAATTACCCCAGGAATAGCCCATTGTCCACAGTCTTTTCTCAGAATTGCAATAAATTGTAGAACAGGTTTTCCAGTGCTAGAAAGTTCCTTTTGGCCATTCTTAGTTTTCCACCTGAACAAAGAATCaagcttcttaaaaaaataaatattgttttaaattacaataatataatttctaaaaaaaaagtgagaaatattAGACTCCGATTCAGATTCATaggtaaaatattgtttcagagGATGGttcaaaatatactaaatatataacatacttagcaaagaaaaaaaatcttgctgaaatttaatgcataagaaattaattaaaaaaaaataaaatatgcaaataatagCATTTATAGAGAATAAGCTTAGTAGGGcaaacttcttaaaattatattattcagaAACTTTCTACGTATATAACAaggtaaactttttaaatttcatttaattaaacattatttattacat contains:
- the LOC107446070 gene encoding ADP-ribose pyrophosphatase, mitochondrial isoform X2, with the translated sequence MRTGKMNAVCRKSAVYPVERFTLPDEKVLWKQPYPDYTPPAYSAPYLNTAPWADPDISDSNFKPKWNAEDNGIDRRSFDNDLVIPYDVVDGYPLNPNGRTGLKGRGRLGRWGPNHAGDAIVSRWKTKNGQKELSSTGKPVLQFIAILRKDCGQWAIPGGFVDPKEASSSAVLRELFEEAIDMKKLSNEVQEALRSFFKCGKQVYKGYVDDPRNTDNAWIETTAINFHDDSGSNTENIILDARDDAVDAAWIDIVPEMSIYPPHYALIECLKKIHESSL
- the LOC107446070 gene encoding ADP-ribose pyrophosphatase, mitochondrial isoform X3 — its product is MNAVCRKSAVYPVERFTLPDEKVLWKQPYPDYTPPAYSAPYLNTAPWADPDISDSNFKPKWNAEDNGIDRRSFDNDLVIPYDVVDGYPLNPNGRTGLKGRGRLGRWGPNHAGDAIVSRWKTKNGQKELSSTGKPVLQFIAILRKDCGQWAIPGGFVDPKEASSSAVLRELFEEAIDMKKLSNEVQEALRSFFKCGKQVYKGYVDDPRNTDNAWIETTAINFHDDSGSNTENIILDARDDAVDAAWIDIVPEMSIYPPHYALIECLKKIHESSL
- the LOC107446070 gene encoding ADP-ribose pyrophosphatase, mitochondrial isoform X1, encoding MLSHLRKTNIFLSLRFCSTISSSVSSKIAGKMNAVCRKSAVYPVERFTLPDEKVLWKQPYPDYTPPAYSAPYLNTAPWADPDISDSNFKPKWNAEDNGIDRRSFDNDLVIPYDVVDGYPLNPNGRTGLKGRGRLGRWGPNHAGDAIVSRWKTKNGQKELSSTGKPVLQFIAILRKDCGQWAIPGGFVDPKEASSSAVLRELFEEAIDMKKLSNEVQEALRSFFKCGKQVYKGYVDDPRNTDNAWIETTAINFHDDSGSNTENIILDARDDAVDAAWIDIVPEMSIYPPHYALIECLKKIHESSL